Proteins from a single region of Butyrivibrio fibrisolvens:
- a CDS encoding ATP synthase subunit I, protein MHLDDDIKGLVKGVYVGCGILCVIEIVVGFLISLTGLYSFDATIIIGAVGGTLIGMICFIWMAVSLQRSLDAAQNGGAEVRRGVQKGYTQRMGLQGLWIVAAVFVPFINVISALVPLLFPKLAIFLLQITGKLNLTQNVDSTAGVKGGES, encoded by the coding sequence ATGCATTTAGATGATGATATCAAAGGACTTGTAAAGGGCGTTTACGTTGGTTGCGGGATTTTGTGCGTCATTGAGATTGTGGTCGGTTTTCTTATTTCTTTAACTGGCCTCTATTCGTTTGATGCAACTATTATTATCGGTGCAGTAGGCGGTACTCTTATTGGAATGATCTGCTTTATCTGGATGGCAGTTTCTCTCCAAAGATCGCTTGACGCGGCACAGAACGGAGGTGCAGAAGTAAGAAGAGGCGTACAAAAAGGCTACACCCAGAGAATGGGCCTTCAGGGCTTATGGATAGTAGCTGCTGTTTTTGTGCCGTTTATTAATGTAATAAGCGCTCTCGTGCCGCTTCTTTTCCCAAAACTTGCTATCTTTTTATTGCAAATAACCGGTAAGCTGAATCTCACACAGAATGTAGATTCTACGGCCGGAGTAAAAGGAGGTGAATCCTGA
- the atpD gene encoding F0F1 ATP synthase subunit beta encodes MATENIGTVTQVMGPVLDIKFEDGQLPDLMNAIEIDNNGTRLVVEVAQHIGDDKVRCIAMSSTDGLMRGTPAKDTGAPIKMPVGEECLGRVLNLLGEPVDNKEPIQASDYWPIHREAPVYEDQQTSSEILETGIKVVDLICPYLKGGKIGLFGGAGVGKTVLIQELIHNVATEHGGYSVFTGVGERTREGNDLYGEMSESGVINKTALIFGQMDQPPGARMRVGLSGLTVAEYFRDVKKQDVLLFIDNIFRFTQAGSEVSALLGRMPSAVGYQPTLATEMGELQERITSTKDGSITSVQAVYVPADDLTDPAPATTFTHLDATTVLSREIASQGIYPAVDPLDSTSRILTPEIVGKDHYEAARGVQQVLQRYRELQDIIAIMGMDELSDEDKLTVSRARKVQRFLSQSFSVAEQFTGIPGKYVPLKETIRGFNMILNGECDELPESAFLFCGTIDEAFEKAKKS; translated from the coding sequence TTGGCTACAGAAAATATAGGTACAGTTACCCAGGTAATGGGACCTGTACTGGACATCAAATTTGAAGATGGACAGCTGCCGGATCTGATGAATGCCATTGAGATTGATAATAATGGCACACGTCTGGTAGTAGAAGTTGCCCAGCACATAGGCGACGACAAAGTCCGCTGTATCGCCATGAGCAGTACCGACGGCCTTATGAGAGGAACTCCTGCCAAAGATACCGGAGCACCTATTAAGATGCCCGTTGGCGAAGAGTGCCTTGGTAGGGTATTGAACCTCCTTGGCGAGCCTGTAGATAACAAGGAGCCCATTCAGGCTTCTGACTACTGGCCGATCCACAGAGAGGCTCCTGTGTACGAAGATCAGCAGACATCCAGTGAGATTCTGGAAACAGGTATCAAGGTTGTAGACCTCATCTGCCCTTACCTTAAGGGTGGTAAGATCGGTCTCTTCGGTGGTGCCGGCGTTGGTAAGACGGTTCTTATTCAGGAGCTGATCCACAACGTAGCAACAGAACACGGTGGATACTCAGTATTTACCGGTGTTGGTGAGCGTACTCGTGAAGGTAATGACCTTTATGGTGAAATGAGTGAGTCAGGCGTTATCAACAAGACTGCACTTATCTTTGGTCAGATGGACCAGCCTCCGGGGGCTCGTATGAGAGTAGGTCTTTCAGGACTTACTGTTGCTGAGTATTTCCGTGATGTTAAGAAGCAGGACGTGCTTCTTTTCATCGATAATATCTTCCGTTTCACTCAGGCAGGTTCTGAGGTTTCAGCGCTTCTTGGCCGTATGCCATCAGCCGTTGGTTACCAGCCTACACTTGCTACAGAAATGGGTGAACTTCAGGAACGTATCACATCAACCAAGGACGGATCTATCACATCTGTTCAGGCTGTATATGTACCTGCGGATGACCTTACGGACCCTGCTCCTGCAACAACATTCACACACCTGGATGCAACTACAGTTCTTTCCCGTGAAATAGCTTCACAGGGTATCTATCCTGCAGTTGATCCTTTGGATTCTACAAGCCGTATCCTTACTCCTGAGATCGTAGGTAAGGATCACTATGAAGCAGCCAGAGGTGTTCAGCAGGTTCTTCAGAGATACAGAGAGCTGCAGGATATCATCGCTATCATGGGTATGGATGAACTTTCAGATGAGGATAAGCTCACTGTTAGCCGTGCTCGTAAGGTACAGCGTTTCCTGTCACAGTCATTCAGCGTTGCTGAGCAGTTCACAGGTATTCCAGGTAAGTATGTACCGCTTAAAGAGACAATCAGAGGCTTCAACATGATCCTTAACGGTGAGTGCGATGAGCTTCCTGAGTCAGCATTCCTCTTCTGCGGAACTATTGATGAAGCCTTCGAAAAAGCGAAGAAATCATAA
- the atpF gene encoding F0F1 ATP synthase subunit B, with amino-acid sequence MEATYNLLVSLDWQTIVVQLINLGIQILLFKKFLYKPVMDILAKRQGLVDQPLKEAEEAKAKALDLKEQYETSLSRANDEADRIVKEATSTATKRSEKIVADAQSEAASIKRQAENDIEQQKKRAINDAKDEIGSMAMSIASKVIGREINEKDHENLVDEFIQNVGDTSI; translated from the coding sequence ATGGAAGCAACATATAATTTATTGGTTTCGCTGGACTGGCAGACGATTGTTGTTCAGCTGATCAACCTGGGTATTCAGATTCTTTTGTTCAAAAAGTTCCTGTACAAACCTGTAATGGACATCCTGGCTAAGCGCCAGGGGCTTGTAGATCAGCCTCTCAAGGAAGCTGAGGAAGCTAAGGCCAAAGCGCTTGATCTTAAAGAGCAGTACGAGACAAGCCTTTCAAGGGCCAACGATGAAGCGGATCGTATCGTTAAGGAAGCTACAAGTACTGCAACCAAGAGAAGTGAAAAGATCGTTGCAGATGCCCAGTCAGAGGCAGCCTCTATCAAGAGACAGGCAGAGAACGATATTGAACAGCAGAAAAAGCGTGCGATAAATGATGCCAAGGATGAGATCGGTTCTATGGCTATGAGCATCGCGTCAAAGGTTATCGGCCGCGAAATCAACGAAAAGGATCATGAGAACCTAGTTGACGAATTCATTCAGAATGTTGGAGATACGTCTATATGA
- the atpA gene encoding F0F1 ATP synthase subunit alpha — MALKPEEISQIIKSQIKHYSAAIEQAETGTVILVGDGIARASGMEKCMAGELVEFSNGTYGMAQNLEDNSISIVLLGSDVGIKEGDIVKRTGRVVSVPVGDEVLGRVVNALGQPIDGKGDIKPVRFDPIEHTAPGIIERQPVKEPLQTGIKAIDSMIPIGRGQRELIIGDRQTGKTVIATDTIINQKGKDVVCIYVAIGQKNSTVANLVANLEAAGAMEYTVVVAATASEGAPLQYIAPYAGATIGEYFMNNGKHALIIYDDLSKHAVAYRELSLLIRRPPGREAYPGDVFYLHSRLLERAAKLSDANGGGSLTALPIIETQAGDVSAYIPTNVISITDGQIFLETELFHEGVRPAVNPGISVSRVGGNAQVKAMKKVAGTLKLLYSQYRELQSFAQFGSDLDEDTKSRLDKGARIVEVLKQNRGTPIPVEKQVAILYAVNNDYLKEVDTTQVAEYESGLYDFLDANEGGKAVMDKIAATGAWDDEIEGALKNSLSEYTKRFTKNA; from the coding sequence ATGGCGCTGAAACCTGAAGAAATTAGTCAGATAATTAAAAGCCAGATTAAGCATTATTCCGCCGCTATCGAACAGGCAGAGACCGGTACGGTTATTCTGGTCGGTGACGGTATCGCACGTGCCAGCGGAATGGAAAAATGTATGGCCGGAGAACTTGTTGAATTCTCAAACGGTACTTACGGCATGGCACAGAATCTGGAAGATAACAGCATTTCAATCGTCCTTCTGGGTTCCGACGTAGGAATTAAAGAAGGCGATATTGTAAAGCGTACAGGAAGAGTTGTATCTGTTCCTGTAGGCGATGAAGTACTTGGACGTGTAGTTAATGCCCTTGGTCAGCCAATAGATGGCAAGGGTGATATTAAGCCTGTACGCTTCGATCCAATCGAGCATACAGCACCTGGAATCATTGAACGTCAGCCTGTTAAGGAGCCACTCCAGACAGGTATCAAAGCAATCGATTCAATGATCCCGATCGGCCGTGGACAGCGTGAGCTTATCATAGGCGACCGTCAGACAGGTAAGACTGTCATTGCTACAGATACCATCATTAACCAGAAGGGTAAAGATGTTGTCTGTATCTATGTAGCCATTGGCCAGAAGAATTCCACAGTTGCCAACCTTGTTGCAAACCTTGAAGCAGCAGGCGCTATGGAATATACAGTAGTTGTTGCAGCTACGGCTTCAGAAGGTGCACCACTTCAGTACATTGCACCATATGCCGGAGCTACTATCGGTGAGTATTTCATGAATAACGGCAAGCATGCTCTCATCATTTATGATGATCTTTCCAAGCATGCTGTTGCTTATCGTGAATTGTCACTCCTTATCAGACGTCCACCAGGACGTGAAGCTTATCCTGGAGACGTATTCTATCTGCATTCACGTCTTCTTGAAAGAGCAGCTAAGCTTTCTGATGCTAATGGCGGCGGATCTCTTACAGCTCTTCCTATCATTGAGACACAGGCAGGTGATGTATCAGCATACATTCCTACCAACGTTATCTCTATCACAGACGGACAGATATTCCTTGAGACAGAGCTTTTCCACGAAGGTGTACGCCCTGCGGTTAACCCAGGTATCTCCGTATCCCGTGTAGGTGGTAATGCTCAGGTTAAGGCCATGAAGAAGGTTGCCGGAACACTTAAGCTTTTGTATTCACAGTACAGAGAGCTTCAGTCTTTCGCACAGTTCGGATCTGACCTTGATGAAGATACCAAGTCTCGTCTTGATAAGGGTGCAAGAATTGTGGAAGTTCTCAAACAGAACAGGGGAACACCTATTCCTGTTGAGAAGCAGGTTGCAATTCTTTATGCCGTTAACAATGACTACCTTAAGGAAGTTGATACTACTCAGGTAGCAGAATATGAGTCCGGACTCTATGATTTCCTTGATGCAAATGAAGGCGGTAAGGCCGTTATGGACAAGATCGCTGCAACAGGCGCATGGGATGATGAGATCGAAGGTGCTCTTAAGAATTCACTTTCTGAGTATACAAAACGGTTCACAAAGAATGCTTAA
- the atpE gene encoding ATP synthase F0 subunit C has product MDLTVLAKGIALAGCGIGAGLALIAGIGPGIGEGNAAAAAVSSIARQPEASGEIRSTLILGVALSETTGIYGFVTGLLLIFVAPGLFLSNL; this is encoded by the coding sequence ATGGATTTAACAGTATTAGCAAAAGGTATCGCACTTGCAGGATGTGGCATTGGCGCCGGACTTGCTCTTATAGCAGGTATAGGTCCTGGTATTGGTGAAGGTAATGCGGCAGCAGCAGCAGTTTCTTCTATCGCTCGTCAGCCGGAAGCTTCCGGTGAGATCAGATCAACACTTATCCTCGGTGTCGCTCTTTCAGAGACAACAGGTATTTACGGTTTCGTTACCGGTCTTCTTCTGATCTTCGTAGCACCAGGTCTTTTCCTTTCAAACCTTTAA
- the atpH gene encoding ATP synthase F1 subunit delta: MMTETAKKYGGSLYELASEENQTDLVLDQLGTVLSLMKENPQYVKLLSEPSISKDDRIKLLDEAFGADMWPYLLNFLKLMCEKGYMAEVKGCAKEYRRLYNEAHGIVEATVTSAVALTDAQKNALHDKLERMKGKKVDMTCYVNPALIGGIRLDMDGKRYDGTAKERIDALNSIIKDTVV, translated from the coding sequence ATGATGACCGAAACAGCCAAGAAATATGGTGGAAGCTTATATGAGCTTGCTTCGGAAGAGAATCAGACGGATCTGGTTTTGGATCAGCTTGGAACTGTGCTTTCTCTTATGAAAGAGAATCCCCAGTACGTAAAGCTCCTTTCAGAACCCAGTATCAGTAAGGATGACAGAATTAAGCTCCTGGACGAAGCGTTTGGAGCTGACATGTGGCCTTATCTTCTGAATTTCTTGAAACTCATGTGTGAAAAAGGATATATGGCTGAAGTTAAGGGATGCGCAAAAGAATACCGCAGACTTTATAACGAAGCCCATGGCATTGTAGAAGCTACCGTAACAAGTGCTGTTGCACTTACGGATGCTCAGAAGAATGCTTTGCACGATAAGCTTGAGAGAATGAAAGGCAAGAAGGTCGATATGACCTGCTATGTCAATCCCGCACTTATCGGCGGTATCCGTCTCGACATGGATGGCAAGCGGTATGATGGCACAGCCAAAGAGCGTATTGATGCTCTTAATTCCATCATCAAAGATACAGTTGTATAA
- the atpC gene encoding ATP synthase F1 subunit epsilon: MATPFHLQIATPDGSKLDGQATRIILRTIDGDVCVMAKHTNYCSALGMGPAKVVLEDGTVRTAACMGGMINVMDGECRVVATTWEWKEDIDLERAQDAKKRAQERLATKDKLGDKDVMLAEAKLKRALIRSDVANKK; encoded by the coding sequence ATGGCAACTCCGTTTCATCTGCAGATAGCTACTCCTGACGGGAGTAAGCTGGACGGACAGGCTACAAGGATCATCCTCCGTACCATAGATGGTGACGTTTGTGTTATGGCCAAGCATACTAATTATTGCTCTGCACTTGGTATGGGACCTGCAAAGGTTGTACTTGAGGACGGAACAGTAAGAACAGCGGCCTGCATGGGCGGAATGATCAATGTTATGGACGGCGAATGCCGTGTTGTTGCTACAACATGGGAATGGAAAGAGGATATTGATCTTGAGCGTGCTCAGGATGCTAAAAAGCGTGCACAGGAGCGACTTGCGACCAAGGATAAACTTGGCGACAAGGACGTTATGCTTGCAGAAGCAAAGCTGAAGAGAGCGCTTATCAGATCCGATGTAGCGAACAAAAAATAA
- a CDS encoding GH25 family lysozyme, whose amino-acid sequence MSKKVIRRITAVVCALVISIATAFSTPQAAIDAQAAPVLARGIDVSHYQGAINWTAVAQSGITFAFVRVGTSNTIDTQYVNNLTGAAAAGLRVGVYWYTYAMSAEQAASEANLLLQLIAPYQVSFPVVIDIEAQCQKSLNMAQQQDIVNTFCTIVSSAGYMPMVYASRNWYVQRLGDVSWQKWVAQYSDTNTMPYSYGVWQYTSSGSVPGINGRVDMDYLYTDYSQVIIPEGFLTTKTGTYYYNNYRWQKGWVTPSSGGKYFCDASNGLVWTGWMNDGVNQYYLDPTKGGMAAVGLSDIENSRYYFNADGIMQTGLLTIGEGIQTYFGADGKAVKGFVALPDGIRYFNDDYVMLTGLQSIGDNLYYLGADGIMRTGLLGLDTGIYYFDAEGKAYTGFYTDAATGKTYYFEPKTRTALVGLQSVNGNLYYFNEKAEMQTGMLGIEGFKYMFGADGAAVSGFFTDPATGATYYFDPKTHAASVGSVTIDKSNYFFDAEGVMQTGFVGEYFYGVDGKMVVGQMFNAGTNFYISGKDGALLKGLSKTKDGTYMLDPVDGHMVIGFVQIGDGFFYFGEDGRMVANTTVNIGGVDCTFNKDGMLIGPEGLVPPVVAVY is encoded by the coding sequence ATGTCAAAAAAAGTCATTCGACGGATTACAGCCGTGGTATGCGCACTTGTCATTTCTATTGCAACAGCATTTTCGACGCCGCAGGCAGCAATTGATGCTCAGGCTGCACCTGTTCTTGCAAGAGGAATAGACGTATCTCACTATCAGGGTGCGATCAACTGGACAGCAGTTGCTCAGAGTGGGATCACTTTCGCATTTGTTCGCGTAGGAACTTCAAACACAATCGATACTCAGTATGTAAATAACCTTACAGGAGCTGCAGCAGCAGGTCTTCGTGTTGGTGTTTACTGGTATACTTATGCAATGAGCGCAGAGCAGGCAGCAAGTGAAGCTAATCTTTTGCTTCAGCTTATTGCACCATATCAGGTATCATTCCCGGTAGTAATTGATATCGAAGCTCAGTGTCAGAAGTCTCTTAACATGGCACAGCAGCAGGATATCGTTAATACTTTCTGTACTATAGTTTCAAGTGCAGGATATATGCCAATGGTATATGCGAGCAGAAACTGGTATGTACAGCGTCTTGGAGATGTATCATGGCAGAAATGGGTTGCCCAGTATTCTGATACTAATACAATGCCATACAGCTACGGCGTATGGCAGTATACAAGCAGCGGATCAGTACCGGGAATCAATGGCCGAGTTGATATGGATTATCTCTACACAGATTATTCACAGGTAATCATTCCGGAGGGATTCCTTACAACTAAGACAGGTACATATTATTACAACAACTATCGCTGGCAGAAAGGCTGGGTAACACCTTCATCAGGTGGAAAATATTTCTGCGATGCATCAAACGGTCTTGTCTGGACTGGTTGGATGAATGATGGAGTTAACCAGTATTATCTTGATCCTACTAAGGGAGGAATGGCTGCTGTAGGTCTTTCTGATATTGAAAATTCAAGATACTACTTCAATGCAGATGGAATCATGCAGACAGGTCTTCTTACTATCGGAGAAGGTATCCAGACATATTTCGGTGCAGATGGTAAGGCGGTAAAAGGCTTTGTAGCACTTCCTGATGGTATAAGATACTTTAATGATGACTATGTAATGCTTACAGGTCTTCAGTCAATTGGCGACAATCTCTACTATCTCGGAGCAGATGGTATTATGAGAACAGGTCTTCTTGGTCTTGATACAGGTATATACTATTTCGATGCTGAGGGTAAGGCATACACGGGATTCTATACAGATGCAGCTACAGGCAAGACATACTACTTTGAGCCTAAAACACGTACAGCTCTTGTTGGTCTTCAGAGTGTAAACGGTAATCTTTATTACTTTAATGAAAAAGCTGAGATGCAGACAGGTATGCTTGGCATTGAAGGCTTTAAGTATATGTTCGGCGCAGATGGCGCAGCTGTAAGCGGATTCTTCACAGATCCTGCAACAGGAGCTACATATTACTTTGATCCTAAGACACACGCTGCTTCAGTAGGAAGCGTTACAATCGACAAGAGTAACTACTTCTTTGATGCTGAAGGTGTAATGCAGACTGGATTCGTTGGCGAATACTTCTACGGCGTAGATGGTAAGATGGTAGTAGGACAGATGTTCAATGCAGGAACAAACTTCTACATTTCCGGCAAAGACGGAGCGCTGCTTAAGGGTCTTTCAAAGACAAAGGATGGCACATATATGCTTGATCCTGTAGATGGTCACATGGTAATCGGATTTGTACAGATCGGTGACGGATTCTTCTACTTTGGAGAAGACGGACGTATGGTTGCAAATACCACTGTCAACATTGGCGGCGTTGACTGCACATTCAATAAGGACGGTATGCTTATTGGTCCTGAAGGACTTGTACCTCCTGTAGTAGCAGTATATTAA
- a CDS encoding L-fucose/L-arabinose isomerase family protein yields MNNIPEIKIGIVAVSRDCFPASLAENRRKALVKAYADKYDAKDIYECPITIIESEIDMVNALEDVKKNGCDALCVFLGNFGPEISETLLAKHFEGPKMFCAAAEESQNDLLDGRGDAYCGMLNASYNLALRNVKAYIPEYPVGDAEDCADMIHEFLPIAKAVYALQNLKIISFGPRPMNFLACNAPIKQLYNLGVEIEENSELDLFESFKNHAGDARIPEVVEDMKKDLGSGNKKPEVLEKLAQYELTLLDWIEAHKGYRKFVTLTTKCWPAFQTQFGFVPCYVNSRLTGRGIPVSCEVDIYGTLSEFIGTVISNDAVTLLDINNSVPKDMYKESIEGKFDYKFTDTFMGFHCGNTCTSKLSFHEMRYQKIMARNLPIEVTNGTLEGDIVPGEITFYRLQSTADSKLRAYIAQGEVLPVATKSFGSIGVFAIKEMGRFYRHVLIEKNFPHHGAVAFGNWGKQLFEVFKYIGVPVEEIGYNQPAEVKYPTENPWA; encoded by the coding sequence ATGAACAACATTCCAGAAATCAAAATCGGAATCGTAGCAGTAAGCCGTGACTGTTTCCCAGCTAGTCTTGCTGAGAACAGAAGAAAAGCACTTGTAAAGGCTTATGCTGACAAGTATGATGCAAAGGACATTTACGAATGCCCTATCACAATTATTGAGAGCGAAATCGACATGGTTAACGCTCTTGAAGATGTTAAGAAGAACGGATGTGACGCTCTTTGCGTATTCCTTGGAAACTTCGGTCCTGAAATTTCTGAGACACTTCTTGCTAAGCACTTCGAAGGTCCTAAGATGTTCTGCGCAGCAGCAGAAGAGAGCCAGAATGACCTTTTGGATGGCAGAGGAGATGCTTACTGCGGTATGCTCAATGCAAGCTACAACCTTGCACTTAGAAACGTAAAGGCATATATCCCTGAATATCCTGTTGGCGATGCTGAGGATTGCGCTGATATGATCCACGAATTCCTTCCAATCGCTAAGGCTGTATATGCTCTTCAGAACCTTAAGATCATCAGCTTTGGACCTCGTCCAATGAACTTCCTTGCTTGTAACGCTCCTATCAAGCAGCTTTACAACCTTGGTGTTGAGATCGAAGAGAACTCAGAGCTTGACCTTTTCGAAAGCTTTAAGAACCACGCAGGCGATGCTCGTATCCCTGAAGTTGTTGAAGACATGAAGAAGGATCTTGGTTCAGGTAACAAGAAGCCTGAAGTACTTGAGAAGCTTGCTCAGTACGAGCTTACACTTCTTGACTGGATCGAGGCTCACAAGGGTTACAGAAAATTCGTTACTCTTACAACAAAGTGCTGGCCTGCATTCCAGACACAGTTCGGATTCGTTCCTTGCTATGTAAACAGCCGTCTTACAGGAAGAGGAATCCCTGTATCATGTGAGGTTGATATCTACGGAACACTTTCAGAGTTCATCGGAACAGTTATCAGTAACGACGCTGTTACTCTTCTTGATATCAACAACTCTGTACCTAAGGATATGTACAAAGAGTCAATCGAAGGCAAGTTCGATTACAAGTTCACAGATACATTCATGGGTTTCCACTGCGGAAATACATGCACAAGCAAGCTTTCATTCCATGAGATGAGATATCAGAAGATCATGGCTCGTAATCTTCCTATCGAGGTTACAAACGGAACTCTTGAAGGAGATATCGTTCCTGGTGAGATCACATTCTATCGTCTCCAGAGCACAGCTGATTCTAAGCTTCGTGCTTACATCGCTCAGGGTGAAGTACTTCCTGTTGCAACTAAGTCATTTGGTTCAATCGGTGTATTCGCTATCAAGGAGATGGGCAGATTCTACAGACACGTACTTATCGAGAAGAACTTCCCTCACCACGGTGCTGTTGCATTCGGTAACTGGGGCAAGCAGCTCTTCGAGGTATTCAAGTACATCGGTGTACCTGTAGAAGAGATTGGTTACAATCAGCCTGCAGAAGTTAAATATCCTACAGAGAATCCTTGGGCATAA
- a CDS encoding F0F1 ATP synthase subunit A, with the protein MDINLHGARIYTIIEDSPIGEIHITQTMIMGWIVLIVLSFLCWILGRNLKVTGISKRQAIAEWIVELLNNFVRGNMGDKFDYYIPFIGALFGTAIISNMISLVGGCWSPTADLATEAGWAIIVLILITKHKIKANGIGGYLKGYLDPMPVMLPMNIISEFSTPISMACRHFGNILSGMVIGTLIYSALGLASAALLGFIPVVGDWLADHIPILEIGLPAVTSLYFDWFSGLIQPFIFCTLTCIFIKQASE; encoded by the coding sequence ATGGACATTAATCTTCATGGCGCGAGGATCTATACGATAATAGAAGACTCGCCGATTGGGGAAATCCACATCACGCAGACAATGATCATGGGCTGGATAGTTCTGATCGTACTGTCGTTTCTTTGCTGGATACTTGGAAGAAATCTGAAAGTAACAGGCATAAGTAAGAGACAGGCGATAGCAGAGTGGATAGTCGAGCTGCTCAATAACTTCGTAAGAGGTAATATGGGTGACAAATTCGACTATTACATTCCTTTCATTGGAGCTCTGTTTGGAACAGCTATCATCAGTAACATGATAAGCCTTGTCGGTGGATGCTGGAGTCCGACTGCTGACCTGGCAACAGAGGCCGGATGGGCTATCATTGTATTGATACTCATTACCAAGCATAAGATTAAGGCTAATGGAATCGGTGGATATCTTAAGGGATATCTGGATCCAATGCCGGTTATGCTTCCAATGAATATCATCAGTGAATTCTCCACACCTATCTCTATGGCTTGCCGTCACTTCGGCAACATACTTTCTGGTATGGTTATCGGAACCCTGATCTATTCAGCACTGGGACTTGCCAGTGCCGCGCTGCTGGGATTTATCCCTGTAGTTGGAGATTGGCTCGCAGATCATATTCCGATTCTTGAGATCGGTTTACCTGCAGTCACATCACTTTACTTTGACTGGTTCAGTGGATTGATCCAGCCGTTTATCTTCTGTACACTGACATGTATTTTCATTAAACAGGCATCAGAATAA
- a CDS encoding AtpZ/AtpI family protein — MQDWSNAFKYLVYVGQLGLDLIMPVLLCLAGSWYLNTHFGFGMWIYFVGLFLGLGAGFMTFWKFYTKTVMKGQKRPDKNKPKSHSFSKHY; from the coding sequence ATGCAGGACTGGTCTAATGCATTTAAATATCTCGTATATGTTGGACAGCTGGGGCTTGATCTGATAATGCCCGTGCTTTTATGTCTTGCAGGCAGCTGGTACCTTAACACACATTTTGGTTTTGGAATGTGGATTTATTTTGTTGGGCTTTTTTTAGGCCTTGGCGCAGGTTTTATGACGTTCTGGAAATTCTACACCAAGACTGTTATGAAAGGTCAGAAGAGACCGGACAAAAACAAACCAAAAAGTCATTCTTTTTCCAAACATTACTAA
- the atpG gene encoding ATP synthase F1 subunit gamma, giving the protein MASMKSIKLRIKSVQSTMQITRAMKLVASSRLRKAQERVENCRPYHEVLAKTLNDIANSNSDFDSAYLKKREIKKRLYIVFGGDRGLAGGYNANMFRMIEQETKGKECAFLPVGKKALEYFRKRNREIISDAFPLVGEVSVSDCFEMSRLVCQGYKNGEYDEIHVAGTVFKSVLSQVPTTWQLLPFTPDPPSEEGREVIMYEPSSEETFNAIIPEYIAGIIFSVMCESAASEQGARRMAMENATNNAADMIDNLSLYYNRARQAAITQEITEIVSGAGS; this is encoded by the coding sequence ATGGCTTCGATGAAAAGCATCAAGCTCCGCATAAAATCAGTGCAGAGCACCATGCAGATTACCAGAGCTATGAAGCTGGTAGCTTCTTCCAGACTCCGCAAGGCCCAGGAACGTGTTGAGAATTGCCGTCCATATCACGAAGTTTTAGCCAAGACACTTAATGATATAGCTAATTCCAATTCTGATTTCGATTCTGCTTATCTTAAGAAAAGAGAGATCAAGAAAAGACTCTATATCGTCTTTGGCGGAGACCGAGGACTTGCAGGCGGTTACAATGCAAACATGTTCAGGATGATCGAGCAGGAAACCAAAGGTAAGGAATGTGCATTCCTTCCTGTTGGAAAAAAGGCATTGGAATATTTCCGCAAAAGAAACAGAGAGATCATATCCGATGCTTTCCCGCTGGTAGGTGAAGTATCTGTCAGTGACTGCTTCGAAATGTCGAGACTTGTATGCCAGGGATATAAAAATGGCGAGTACGACGAGATCCATGTGGCCGGAACAGTCTTCAAATCGGTTCTTTCACAGGTTCCTACAACCTGGCAGCTGCTTCCGTTTACACCGGATCCGCCGTCAGAAGAGGGACGCGAAGTGATCATGTATGAGCCGAGCTCTGAAGAGACATTCAATGCGATAATACCGGAATACATTGCAGGTATCATCTTCAGCGTAATGTGTGAAAGTGCAGCATCCGAACAGGGCGCACGCCGCATGGCAATGGAGAATGCTACCAACAATGCTGCCGACATGATCGACAATCTCAGTCTGTACTACAACCGTGCAAGACAGGCTGCTATCACGCAGGAGATCACTGAGATCGTATCGGGAGCTGGTTCATAA